In Brevibacillus brevis NBRC 100599, a single genomic region encodes these proteins:
- a CDS encoding hemolysin family protein: MDTVPIVLNLLLVIFLVFLNGFFVAAEFSLVKVRQTRLTQMVNEGNRRAVYAQKVTHKLDAYLSACQVGITLASLGLGWVGEPAIAHMIVEPLLGSSGLPEYAISAISFGVAFAIITFLHIVLGELAPKSLAIQKAEMTSLWVAAPLMFFYKLLYPAIWFLNGTANALMRRLGLEAISEHEAAHTEEEIRLLVNQSHQSGHIDQTELNLVEQVFDFSETVARETMIPRIDMVCLYTTNTFEENLEIIRSQRHTRFPVAAEDKDNIIGFVHATDFYLSALQEGSVELDSLLRPVLTVPETMEISTVLRLMQKNRSQLAIVIDEYGGTAGLVTMEDILEEIVGDIQDEFDEERPEIEKLDNGLSVSGMLVLADLNDHLPFELESEDVDTIGGWLYSQLEEDIAVGATVEWENHLFTVKQMDHHRVTRVLITHMEKDESEQQELLTVS; the protein is encoded by the coding sequence TTGGACACCGTCCCGATAGTGCTCAACCTACTGCTTGTTATATTTCTTGTTTTTCTCAACGGCTTTTTCGTAGCCGCAGAGTTCTCACTCGTGAAGGTGCGGCAAACGCGCCTGACACAGATGGTGAATGAAGGTAACAGACGTGCAGTCTATGCCCAAAAAGTAACGCATAAGCTAGACGCTTACCTATCTGCCTGCCAGGTCGGGATCACTCTCGCCTCGCTGGGACTGGGTTGGGTCGGGGAACCGGCCATTGCCCATATGATTGTGGAGCCTTTGCTTGGATCTTCTGGATTGCCTGAATATGCGATCTCCGCGATTTCTTTTGGTGTAGCCTTTGCGATTATTACGTTCCTCCACATTGTCTTGGGTGAGTTGGCTCCGAAATCATTGGCCATTCAAAAAGCAGAAATGACCTCGTTGTGGGTTGCCGCGCCATTGATGTTTTTCTATAAATTGCTTTACCCTGCAATCTGGTTCTTGAACGGAACCGCCAACGCCCTCATGAGACGTCTGGGACTCGAAGCGATCTCAGAACATGAAGCGGCGCATACCGAAGAAGAAATTCGCCTACTGGTCAACCAAAGTCACCAAAGTGGCCATATCGACCAAACCGAATTGAACCTTGTGGAACAAGTTTTTGACTTCTCCGAAACCGTTGCTCGGGAAACGATGATCCCGCGCATAGATATGGTTTGCTTATATACGACGAATACCTTTGAAGAAAACCTGGAGATTATTCGCTCGCAGCGCCACACCCGTTTTCCAGTTGCAGCTGAGGACAAGGACAATATCATTGGTTTTGTCCATGCGACAGACTTCTACCTTTCTGCCTTACAAGAGGGAAGCGTAGAACTGGATTCGTTGCTCCGCCCTGTCCTGACCGTACCGGAAACCATGGAAATCAGCACGGTATTGCGTCTGATGCAAAAAAACCGTTCGCAGCTTGCTATTGTCATCGACGAGTACGGCGGAACAGCCGGTCTCGTGACGATGGAGGATATTTTGGAAGAAATCGTTGGGGATATCCAAGACGAATTTGACGAGGAAAGACCAGAAATTGAGAAGCTAGACAATGGCCTCTCCGTATCCGGTATGCTCGTGTTGGCTGACCTGAATGACCATCTTCCGTTTGAGCTCGAATCCGAAGATGTAGACACGATTGGTGGTTGGTTGTACAGCCAGCTGGAAGAAGACATCGCTGTTGGTGCAACAGTAGAATGGGAAAACCACCTGTTCACCGTCAAGCAGATGGATCATCACCGTGTCACACGCGTTCTGATTACGCATATGGAAAAAGATGAATCGGAGCAACAAGAACTGTTGACCGTCTCCTAA
- a CDS encoding sigma-54-dependent transcriptional regulator, which translates to MTSKVLIVDDEANVRRALSTTLRKMGYELLEAGSGVEALEQVERFCPQVMLLDLRMPHLDGMDTLRQLNERKGRLPRVVMMTAYGSASDVMEAMKLGAFDYVQKPFDLGQVKQVVAHALTQGELLEQGEVGKVLQEEQANPNRTSLIGLSPAMQNVYKLVGKVAMSKATVLIEGESGTGKELIARAIHSNSPRADKPLIPVNCGAIPENLLESELFGYERGAFTGAVHRKQGLLELANGGTLFLDEVGELSLSLQVKLLRFLQDRVFIRVGGIEAISVDVRVIAATNRDLQERIRQELFREDLYYRLNVVPIRMPPLRERKEDIPLLIRHFLAKYGKEAGKHDLCLSAAATEALIAYHWPGNVRQLENTIERAVVLTRGAVIGHEHVLSPIQDNKMSEQIPSHGKISYEGRTMREIIAQVEQEAIAHALRKERGNKLQTAKRLGISRRALLYKLQMYGLDSAIGERD; encoded by the coding sequence ATGACGAGCAAAGTGCTGATCGTAGACGACGAGGCCAATGTGAGAAGGGCATTGTCAACTACGCTGCGCAAAATGGGATACGAGCTCCTGGAGGCTGGGAGTGGAGTAGAGGCTTTGGAACAGGTCGAACGCTTTTGCCCGCAAGTCATGCTTTTGGATCTGCGTATGCCTCATTTAGACGGCATGGATACGTTGCGCCAACTGAACGAGAGAAAGGGAAGACTCCCGAGAGTCGTGATGATGACTGCCTATGGTTCCGCCAGTGACGTTATGGAGGCAATGAAGCTGGGAGCATTTGATTATGTGCAAAAGCCATTTGACTTGGGGCAGGTCAAACAAGTCGTTGCTCATGCACTCACACAGGGAGAGCTGCTTGAGCAAGGCGAAGTCGGGAAAGTCCTACAGGAAGAGCAAGCGAATCCAAACAGAACCAGCTTGATTGGACTGAGTCCGGCTATGCAAAACGTGTACAAGCTGGTGGGAAAAGTAGCGATGTCTAAAGCCACGGTGTTGATTGAAGGGGAGAGCGGAACAGGCAAAGAGCTCATTGCAAGAGCGATCCATTCCAATAGCCCGCGGGCGGACAAGCCACTCATTCCTGTCAATTGCGGCGCGATTCCTGAAAATTTGCTGGAGAGTGAGTTGTTTGGCTATGAACGGGGTGCATTTACAGGGGCTGTTCATCGCAAGCAAGGACTGTTGGAGCTTGCGAATGGAGGTACTTTGTTCCTTGACGAAGTAGGAGAACTGAGCCTTTCTTTGCAGGTAAAACTGCTACGGTTTTTGCAGGATCGTGTATTTATTCGGGTAGGGGGCATCGAGGCTATATCGGTTGACGTTCGCGTGATTGCTGCCACCAATCGTGATTTGCAGGAAAGAATTCGCCAGGAGCTTTTCCGCGAGGATCTCTACTACCGGCTCAATGTCGTTCCGATTCGCATGCCGCCGCTTCGTGAGCGAAAAGAGGATATTCCTCTGCTAATCCGTCACTTTCTCGCTAAATATGGAAAAGAGGCAGGGAAGCATGATCTCTGCTTGTCCGCTGCTGCCACGGAAGCGCTAATCGCCTATCACTGGCCAGGCAATGTGCGTCAGCTGGAGAATACGATCGAACGGGCTGTTGTTTTGACCAGAGGAGCAGTTATCGGTCACGAGCATGTCTTATCCCCCATTCAGGATAACAAGATGAGCGAACAGATCCCAAGCCATGGCAAAATCAGCTATGAAGGAAGAACCATGCGGGAAATCATTGCCCAGGTCGAGCAGGAAGCAATTGCCCATGCCTTACGCAAAGAACGCGGCAACAAGCTACAGACAGCAAAAAGGCTAGGCATATCTCGGCGGGCACTGCTCTACAAGCTGCAAATGTACGGATTGGATTCAGCAATAGGGGAAAGAGACTAA
- a CDS encoding DMT family transporter has translation MTWLSLIFAGLFEVVGVMGITQVNQKPSFRSFAVLIGGFSLSFFLLSFAMKEIPMGTAYAVWTGIGTVGSALVGMLFYGEAKDKLRILCIAMVIIAVAGLKVVA, from the coding sequence ATGACATGGTTATCCTTAATTTTTGCAGGGTTGTTTGAGGTCGTTGGAGTGATGGGGATTACACAAGTTAACCAAAAGCCTTCGTTCCGCTCGTTTGCGGTTCTGATCGGTGGCTTTTCTCTCAGCTTCTTCCTCTTGTCCTTCGCCATGAAAGAAATCCCTATGGGGACAGCCTATGCGGTTTGGACAGGGATTGGTACGGTAGGAAGCGCTCTGGTCGGGATGTTGTTCTATGGAGAAGCAAAAGACAAGCTGCGAATCTTGTGCATTGCCATGGTGATTATAGCTGTAGCAGGATTGAAAGTAGTAGCATAA
- a CDS encoding low molecular weight protein-tyrosine-phosphatase, producing MTTVLFVCLGNICRSPMAEAVFRHLVESEGLAGEISIDSAGIGGWHAGEPPHKGTQKVLTENGIAHDTLRARQIVTQDFSEYDYIVCMDEENLSALKQMAPSGKKVYRLLDFADTAQEQNVEDPYYTGRFTYVYDLVNAGCRGLLNEIKANIAKKG from the coding sequence ATGACAACCGTTTTGTTCGTTTGTCTGGGCAATATTTGCCGCTCGCCCATGGCCGAAGCCGTATTTCGCCATCTCGTAGAGTCTGAGGGATTGGCAGGGGAAATCTCCATCGATTCAGCGGGGATCGGTGGCTGGCACGCAGGTGAACCTCCGCACAAAGGTACACAAAAAGTGTTGACCGAGAATGGGATTGCCCATGACACACTGCGTGCTCGCCAAATTGTCACACAGGACTTCTCGGAGTATGACTACATCGTCTGCATGGATGAGGAAAATTTGTCCGCACTCAAGCAAATGGCGCCTTCAGGGAAAAAGGTGTACCGCCTGCTCGACTTTGCCGATACTGCCCAGGAACAAAATGTGGAAGACCCTTATTATACGGGGAGATTCACGTATGTGTATGACCTGGTGAATGCGGGTTGCCGCGGGCTCTTGAACGAAATCAAAGCCAATATCGCAAAAAAGGGATAG
- a CDS encoding site-2 protease family protein codes for MKKSRSVLLAIGAFLLANLKWILSLLKFSKFGTTIISMGITLWAYAAFYGWKFAVALVYLIFVHEMGHVIAAKRKGIATSPAVFIPFAGAFIAMKDMPRDAKTEAYLAYGGPLAGMIAFLPALPLYWYTQDPFWGLVIYLGAMLNLFNLLPISPLDGGRIVSVLSTKIWFIGLVGLGVMLFANPGPITVIIFIIGLITWYNRLRGSYQQKLLQYERERIADFQQSIAEWPALESTWDVRTQMNAEVNAINQEDLKKFYVPFVQDKQRLQRDFKRLDKVYVNRKWELFRLWEREPVLYYDSDPNRPIPSDTLRDGERAAQERLAELDEQMHQLTTYYDAPASTKWKVLVAYLGLAAVLSAFFVYAQQILHR; via the coding sequence ATGAAAAAAAGCCGTTCAGTCCTTTTGGCGATCGGTGCTTTCTTACTTGCCAATTTAAAATGGATACTGAGCTTACTGAAGTTTTCGAAATTCGGAACCACCATTATATCCATGGGAATTACCTTGTGGGCGTATGCCGCTTTTTACGGATGGAAATTCGCCGTAGCTCTCGTCTATCTGATCTTCGTCCACGAAATGGGTCATGTGATTGCCGCCAAACGAAAAGGAATAGCCACTTCACCGGCTGTCTTTATTCCTTTTGCGGGAGCCTTCATCGCCATGAAGGACATGCCGCGTGATGCAAAAACGGAGGCGTACTTAGCCTACGGCGGACCCTTGGCGGGGATGATTGCTTTCTTGCCTGCCCTTCCGCTGTATTGGTATACGCAGGACCCTTTCTGGGGGTTGGTTATCTATTTGGGCGCCATGCTCAATTTATTTAACCTGCTGCCTATCTCTCCGCTGGATGGCGGACGCATCGTTTCGGTATTGTCGACGAAGATTTGGTTTATCGGGTTAGTCGGGCTGGGGGTTATGCTGTTCGCCAACCCAGGACCGATTACTGTGATCATTTTCATCATCGGCTTGATTACGTGGTACAACCGCCTACGTGGCAGCTATCAACAAAAGCTCCTGCAATACGAGCGCGAAAGGATTGCAGACTTCCAGCAAAGCATAGCTGAATGGCCCGCACTGGAATCGACATGGGATGTTCGCACGCAAATGAATGCCGAGGTAAATGCGATCAATCAGGAAGACTTGAAGAAATTTTACGTTCCATTTGTGCAGGACAAACAACGCCTCCAGCGTGACTTCAAGCGACTCGATAAAGTGTATGTGAACAGAAAATGGGAACTGTTCAGACTGTGGGAACGAGAGCCTGTTCTGTATTACGATTCGGACCCGAACCGACCGATCCCATCTGATACTCTTCGTGATGGAGAGCGTGCGGCGCAAGAGAGGTTAGCCGAACTGGATGAGCAAATGCACCAGCTCACTACGTACTACGATGCACCTGCCTCTACGAAGTGGAAAGTGTTAGTTGCCTATCTCGGTCTCGCTGCTGTACTGTCAGCGTTTTTCGTCTACGCCCAACAAATACTGCACAGGTAA
- a CDS encoding alpha/beta hydrolase family protein — protein MSSLERILQIPSDTISLTATLHEPTCTTGKTRVKYPLVVICHGFIGSRIGVNRLFVKAARELASHGFGVLRFDYGGCGESDGDYGAGGLDVLLAQTRDVLDHVFTLEQVDQERVFLLGHSLGGAVSVLTASQDKRIHSLILWAPVARPFDDIVRIVGEKEYKEALSYGKTDHLGYGLEKRFFQSLGTALPLRQAKQFEGDVLILHGNRDDVIAVDAMFHYERELHLRRRGSCETEVVVGGDHTFSSADSYKRLIASTKSWLNRLVEKETVAV, from the coding sequence GTGAGTTCTTTGGAACGGATTTTACAAATACCCAGCGACACGATTTCGTTGACGGCTACCCTGCATGAACCTACATGCACAACAGGCAAGACCAGAGTGAAATACCCGTTGGTTGTCATTTGCCATGGCTTTATCGGCAGTCGGATTGGAGTGAACCGCTTGTTTGTAAAAGCTGCCAGAGAATTAGCTTCACACGGTTTTGGTGTACTGCGCTTCGATTACGGAGGCTGCGGGGAAAGCGATGGCGATTATGGGGCAGGTGGTTTGGACGTCTTGCTTGCACAAACACGAGATGTTCTCGACCATGTTTTCACACTGGAACAGGTAGATCAGGAGCGTGTGTTCCTGCTAGGGCATAGTTTGGGTGGTGCGGTCAGTGTGCTGACAGCGAGCCAGGATAAACGAATACACTCCCTCATTCTATGGGCACCGGTAGCACGTCCCTTCGATGATATCGTTCGAATCGTGGGGGAAAAGGAATACAAGGAAGCACTTTCATACGGCAAAACGGATCATTTGGGCTACGGATTGGAGAAGCGCTTTTTTCAGTCGCTCGGTACTGCTCTCCCGCTACGTCAAGCCAAGCAGTTTGAGGGAGATGTGTTAATCCTGCATGGCAATCGGGATGACGTCATTGCGGTGGATGCCATGTTTCATTATGAGCGAGAGCTGCATCTGCGGAGACGGGGAAGTTGCGAAACAGAAGTAGTTGTAGGGGGAGATCATACTTTTTCCTCGGCGGACAGCTACAAGCGCTTGATAGCGAGTACGAAGAGCTGGTTGAATCGACTGGTTGAGAAGGAGACGGTTGCCGTATAA
- a CDS encoding winged helix-turn-helix transcriptional regulator — MSDLRKETLEKIKNGDFTCSKELTLSMFSGKWKVVILWHLGVEGPHRFSELQRLFPKITHKMLTNQLKELIEDGIVHREVYPEVPPRVEYSMTELGMTLLPIVEMMYEWGEMRMGQLKLELGENSV; from the coding sequence ATGTCCGATTTGCGGAAAGAAACCTTGGAAAAAATCAAAAACGGTGATTTCACCTGTTCCAAGGAGCTGACCTTGTCTATGTTCAGCGGAAAATGGAAAGTCGTGATCCTGTGGCATTTAGGGGTAGAAGGCCCGCATCGCTTCAGTGAGCTGCAACGGCTGTTCCCAAAAATCACTCATAAAATGCTGACGAATCAGTTAAAAGAACTAATCGAAGACGGAATTGTTCACCGGGAAGTATACCCGGAGGTTCCCCCGCGGGTGGAGTATTCCATGACGGAGTTGGGGATGACCCTGCTGCCCATTGTGGAAATGATGTATGAGTGGGGCGAAATGCGGATGGGGCAGTTGAAGCTGGAATTGGGGGAGAACTCTGTATAG
- a CDS encoding cation diffusion facilitator family transporter — translation MGSFWATLKKGNTSSATAALGNTGLAIAKGFAAVYSGSGAMFASAMHSVADAVNQFFVFFGSVLAEKKPTPRFPSGFGRVINLFCMVAVIVVTIMAYETIIKGFHLISEPVKSSHFWLNFIILFLAVIVDGYVLVKAMFEIVHEARVEAKGFAVIPAAFRNVGRAAPPTRLVFYEDIVATLGALLALIAVIVTTFTSFALLDGIATILIGILMVGVAFKVGYDNMVGLIGIAAPKEIEDRVAKVIFADPDVTDINKLRIVQEGRFYHVESYVELRTGLSLAVADDIKYRIRDSLLTDPDISDVTMGILEDNGEDDWKPLMGQRTT, via the coding sequence ATGGGCTCTTTCTGGGCAACGCTAAAAAAAGGAAATACGTCCTCGGCGACAGCGGCCTTGGGGAACACAGGGCTTGCTATCGCAAAAGGCTTTGCGGCTGTCTATAGTGGGAGCGGAGCCATGTTTGCGTCGGCAATGCATTCGGTAGCCGATGCGGTCAACCAGTTCTTCGTTTTCTTTGGCAGCGTGCTCGCAGAGAAAAAACCGACACCGAGGTTCCCTTCAGGCTTTGGTCGTGTCATTAACCTTTTCTGTATGGTCGCGGTGATCGTCGTAACCATCATGGCCTACGAAACCATTATCAAAGGCTTCCATCTTATTTCCGAGCCAGTAAAATCCAGCCACTTTTGGCTGAATTTCATCATTTTGTTTCTGGCGGTCATTGTGGATGGGTACGTACTCGTAAAAGCGATGTTCGAAATCGTTCATGAAGCGCGGGTGGAAGCGAAAGGCTTTGCTGTCATCCCAGCAGCCTTTCGGAATGTAGGACGTGCGGCTCCGCCGACACGACTTGTCTTTTATGAAGACATCGTAGCGACGCTCGGTGCGTTATTGGCGTTGATTGCCGTTATCGTCACTACGTTTACTTCCTTTGCCTTGCTGGACGGGATTGCCACCATTCTGATCGGGATTCTCATGGTGGGTGTGGCATTCAAGGTAGGGTACGACAACATGGTCGGTTTAATTGGTATTGCAGCTCCCAAAGAAATCGAGGATCGGGTAGCCAAAGTCATTTTTGCTGATCCGGATGTGACGGACATCAACAAGTTGCGAATTGTACAGGAAGGGCGTTTTTACCATGTGGAGAGCTATGTAGAGCTGCGGACGGGACTGAGTCTTGCTGTGGCGGACGATATTAAATACCGCATTCGCGACAGCTTGCTCACTGACCCGGATATTAGCGATGTGACGATGGGGATTTTGGAGGACAATGGCGAGGACGACTGGAAGCCACTTATGGGGCAGAGAACCACATAG
- a CDS encoding short-chain fatty acid transporter, with product MFQALTNASVRMVQRYLPDAFLFAIILTFLVFVAGIVVNGKTSMEMVNYWGGGFWSLLSFTMQMVLILITGHTLASTNICKRGLNALGSLAKTPGQAIVLVTVVSCVANWINWGFGLVISALLARVLANQVEKVDYRLLVASAYGGFVVWHGGLAGSVPLTIATEKHSLENIIGVIPTSETMFSPMNLTIVAAIMIVLPIVNRFMMPAEKDTIVFKGEGIAQQEMAAADLTIDNTPASKMENSRLISVLVSALGIIYLIYYFADKGFKLNLDIVIMGFLFLGILLHGTPRKFLDAMNEAVKTTTGIVVQFPFYAGIIGMMTASGLAASISQWFISISTPTTFPLFTFWSAGLLNIFIPSGGGQWAVQGPIMLPVATELGVSHAKVAMAIAWGDAWTNLIQPFWALPVLALAGLGARDIMGYCLMMLIVTGAIISLGFLLF from the coding sequence GTGTTTCAAGCTTTAACGAATGCTTCGGTCCGCATGGTGCAGCGCTATTTGCCAGATGCCTTTTTATTTGCAATCATTTTGACCTTCCTCGTGTTTGTTGCCGGGATTGTCGTCAATGGCAAAACATCGATGGAAATGGTCAACTACTGGGGAGGCGGCTTCTGGAGCCTACTCAGCTTTACGATGCAAATGGTCTTGATCCTGATTACAGGTCATACGCTAGCCAGTACGAATATTTGTAAGCGTGGCTTGAATGCATTGGGATCACTGGCAAAGACGCCAGGACAAGCGATTGTACTCGTCACAGTCGTTTCCTGTGTGGCCAACTGGATCAATTGGGGATTTGGGCTTGTCATCAGTGCGCTATTGGCACGCGTTCTTGCCAATCAAGTGGAAAAGGTAGACTATCGATTGCTCGTCGCCAGCGCATATGGCGGATTTGTTGTCTGGCATGGAGGGCTTGCTGGCTCTGTTCCTTTGACGATCGCCACGGAAAAGCATAGCCTGGAAAACATCATCGGTGTCATTCCGACCTCGGAAACGATGTTTTCACCAATGAATCTGACTATTGTAGCCGCAATCATGATTGTCCTCCCGATTGTGAACAGATTCATGATGCCTGCCGAAAAAGATACAATTGTATTCAAGGGTGAAGGGATCGCGCAACAAGAAATGGCTGCTGCTGATTTAACAATCGACAATACTCCTGCTTCCAAAATGGAAAACAGCCGTTTAATCTCGGTTCTTGTTTCAGCACTCGGAATTATTTATTTGATTTACTATTTTGCTGATAAAGGCTTTAAGCTGAATTTGGATATCGTCATCATGGGCTTCTTGTTTCTGGGTATACTCCTTCATGGGACACCGCGCAAGTTTTTGGATGCCATGAATGAAGCGGTGAAAACCACGACAGGCATCGTCGTGCAGTTTCCGTTTTATGCAGGGATCATTGGGATGATGACGGCTTCAGGACTGGCAGCGAGTATCTCTCAATGGTTTATCAGCATCTCGACGCCTACTACCTTTCCGCTGTTCACGTTTTGGAGTGCAGGCCTATTGAACATATTCATTCCTTCTGGTGGAGGGCAATGGGCAGTACAGGGACCAATCATGCTGCCTGTTGCCACTGAGCTGGGCGTTTCCCATGCAAAAGTCGCGATGGCCATTGCTTGGGGGGATGCGTGGACGAACCTGATTCAGCCATTCTGGGCATTACCTGTGCTAGCTCTTGCTGGATTGGGTGCGAGGGATATCATGGGCTACTGCTTGATGATGCTGATCGTGACAGGCGCCATTATCAGCTTGGGCTTCTTGCTTTTTTAG
- the atoS gene encoding two-component system sensor histidine kinase AtoS — protein sequence MKTYLYRIRFVMAVIVVTVLPIIITGIVLVKSAEQALLAEKKQKLIAITQQLDFALSKDFDTIVVEAGLEKAEKEHKLQALNEKMQPLTDRIALAHPGIGVGYYSAALDSIVTYGPSNEMSLYIGQSIRETHPGRSVMQTRQTDVVIGEQVRGNIMNAMVPLIRNDQVIGYAWANELMATIDIQLAGMRQSIYAILGIGCMIAAAASGLLVHRFEVILSEIKSGLKRLSQDLSFRLRKMDGEPGEITGAINNLASDLQASRSRTETIMNSMDSGVLALDQSGHLIAWNETAIHMIGFTSSRAKGMHYTEVFTESEALLHILLDTLQNGQAIRDAMWRHQHPDRGVLWLKVSSSIWKNTTEEVLGAIVLLEDRTQWRRMESRLAQAERLAVIGEWATSIAHEVRNPLTAIKAFAQIIEEEWPKDHGSREYTGIIVEEVERLNRFTDELLLFSRPNEESNVPVRVQEVIQHTLKLMEHAEGFNGVNVQLVYNEDIPAVMSSPELLKQVFLNILHNALQAKPMEGRIQIDIKNINNDVHVQITNEGPPIAEENLLAIFEPFFTTKQTGTGLGLAISQRIVQVYGGHIFAQNTPEGVCFTVVLPIRAKGGL from the coding sequence ATGAAAACATATCTGTACCGCATACGTTTTGTCATGGCTGTCATTGTTGTCACCGTTTTACCGATTATCATTACCGGAATCGTATTGGTAAAATCGGCAGAGCAGGCTTTACTGGCGGAAAAGAAACAAAAGCTAATCGCCATCACGCAGCAGCTGGATTTTGCGCTGTCGAAAGATTTTGACACCATCGTCGTGGAAGCTGGATTAGAAAAGGCGGAAAAAGAGCACAAGCTTCAAGCATTAAACGAGAAAATGCAACCGCTTACAGATCGGATCGCTCTAGCCCACCCGGGAATTGGCGTCGGGTATTATTCCGCAGCTCTCGATTCCATCGTGACGTATGGACCCAGCAATGAAATGAGCTTGTACATAGGACAATCAATTCGTGAAACTCACCCGGGCCGCAGTGTCATGCAGACACGGCAGACTGATGTAGTAATCGGCGAACAAGTACGCGGCAACATCATGAACGCCATGGTTCCGCTCATTCGCAATGATCAAGTGATCGGCTATGCTTGGGCGAATGAGCTCATGGCTACGATCGATATACAACTCGCGGGAATGCGACAAAGCATTTATGCGATTTTGGGCATTGGCTGTATGATCGCAGCAGCGGCCAGCGGTTTGCTCGTCCATCGCTTTGAAGTGATTTTGTCAGAGATCAAGTCAGGGCTGAAGCGGCTTAGCCAAGACCTTTCCTTTCGCTTGAGGAAAATGGACGGTGAGCCTGGAGAAATTACAGGTGCGATCAATAATCTGGCGAGTGACTTGCAGGCTAGCCGTAGCCGCACGGAGACAATCATGAATAGCATGGACAGTGGGGTCCTCGCGTTGGATCAGAGCGGGCACCTGATTGCATGGAATGAGACAGCGATACATATGATTGGCTTCACGTCCAGTCGAGCAAAGGGGATGCATTACACGGAAGTTTTTACAGAGAGTGAGGCCCTCCTTCATATCCTGTTGGATACGCTGCAAAACGGTCAAGCGATTCGGGATGCGATGTGGCGCCATCAGCATCCGGACAGGGGCGTGCTCTGGCTAAAGGTCAGCTCTTCCATTTGGAAAAATACGACAGAGGAAGTGCTGGGGGCGATCGTTTTGCTGGAGGATCGCACACAATGGCGGAGGATGGAGTCAAGGCTGGCTCAAGCTGAGCGGCTGGCGGTCATAGGTGAGTGGGCGACTAGCATTGCCCATGAGGTACGCAATCCGTTGACGGCTATCAAAGCTTTCGCCCAGATCATCGAGGAGGAATGGCCAAAAGACCATGGCTCTCGGGAATACACAGGGATTATTGTGGAGGAAGTCGAACGTCTGAACCGTTTTACTGACGAGCTCTTGTTATTTTCTCGTCCCAATGAAGAGTCGAACGTACCTGTGCGTGTGCAAGAGGTAATCCAGCACACGCTCAAGCTGATGGAACATGCCGAGGGCTTCAACGGAGTGAATGTCCAGCTTGTTTATAACGAGGATATTCCTGCGGTGATGTCTTCACCAGAGTTGTTGAAGCAGGTGTTTTTAAATATATTGCATAACGCACTGCAAGCAAAGCCTATGGAAGGTCGTATCCAGATTGATATCAAAAACATAAATAATGATGTGCATGTCCAGATAACGAATGAAGGTCCGCCTATTGCGGAGGAAAATCTGCTGGCTATATTCGAACCGTTTTTCACGACGAAGCAAACAGGTACGGGACTAGGACTGGCGATCTCCCAACGGATTGTGCAAGTATATGGCGGACATATTTTTGCTCAAAATACCCCCGAAGGCGTTTGTTTTACTGTCGTACTACCGATTCGGGCAAAAGGAGGATTGTGA
- a CDS encoding DMT family transporter, with translation MGKYWLMVVVAAVFEVMWVAGLKHADSFWSWALTILAIIISFGVLVYSGKKLPTSTVYAIFVGLGTAGTVISEMVLFGEPFSWAKVGLIALLLGGILGLKLVTPDHEEKPKREGEVA, from the coding sequence ATGGGGAAATATTGGTTGATGGTTGTCGTAGCAGCAGTATTTGAAGTCATGTGGGTAGCGGGCTTGAAGCACGCCGACAGCTTTTGGTCATGGGCGCTGACCATCCTAGCGATTATTATCAGCTTTGGTGTTTTGGTCTATTCAGGGAAAAAGCTGCCGACGAGTACGGTTTATGCCATCTTCGTCGGTTTGGGTACGGCTGGTACCGTTATTAGCGAAATGGTCCTGTTTGGGGAACCGTTCAGCTGGGCGAAAGTAGGCTTGATCGCACTTCTTCTGGGGGGAATCCTTGGGTTGAAGCTGGTCACACCGGATCATGAAGAGAAGCCGAAGAGGGAGGGTGAAGTGGCATGA